One genomic segment of Candidatus Saccharimonadales bacterium includes these proteins:
- a CDS encoding type II secretion system protein, whose amino-acid sequence MKHSKGFTVIELIVVIAVVGVTAALLLIQKNNLAATERDDNRKIAINAMYYNLEEVFFEKNGYYPTTIDSKVLRAMDPGLFTDPNGFKVGDKDSSYRYEPTNCEDNKCKGYSLRTSLEKEADYVKTNR is encoded by the coding sequence ATGAAACACTCTAAAGGATTTACCGTTATAGAGCTAATCGTCGTGATTGCCGTAGTTGGCGTCACCGCAGCTCTTTTACTCATACAGAAAAACAACCTAGCCGCAACCGAGCGTGATGATAACCGAAAAATTGCGATCAACGCAATGTATTACAACCTTGAAGAAGTATTTTTCGAAAAAAACGGCTACTACCCTACCACCATCGACAGTAAGGTACTTCGTGCAATGGACCCTGGTCTTTTCACTGATCCAAATGGATTCAAAGTAGGAGACAAAGATTCAAGTTACCGTTATGAACCTACGAACTGCGAAGACAACAAATGTAAGGGTTACTCACTTCGTACAAGTCTTGAAAAAGAAGCAGATTACGTTAAAACGAACCGTTAA
- a CDS encoding PH domain-containing protein — translation MDQNPPPPIPPNLPPQPQKPVAGDQTPEPVAYDSEGRPLYAAPPTSTPQVVHMTRAVSPEKPEITPEVKARHEDSMRRYPQLNLSDEEFVISAVRRHPIGLVLPVGLTVFCVALVLSLMINYPLIVESLGVLNPPSYASIFFSGSLLTLLFLIGGYIAVWVYINNRFFLTNESVIQEIQTSLFSKHEQTVSLSNIEDASYRQNGLIQSMLDYGSIRLSTEGDETTYRFNYVSNPKREIATLNNAVEAFKNGRPVVD, via the coding sequence ATGGATCAGAACCCACCTCCACCAATTCCGCCCAATCTTCCTCCTCAGCCTCAAAAGCCGGTAGCGGGTGATCAAACTCCAGAGCCTGTCGCCTATGATAGCGAGGGCCGCCCACTGTATGCCGCGCCTCCTACCTCAACACCACAAGTTGTTCATATGACCCGAGCGGTATCTCCTGAAAAGCCTGAAATAACCCCGGAAGTAAAAGCAAGGCATGAAGATTCTATGCGTCGCTACCCGCAGCTTAACCTTAGCGATGAAGAGTTCGTTATCAGCGCGGTGCGTCGTCATCCAATCGGACTGGTATTGCCTGTGGGTTTGACGGTATTTTGTGTTGCTCTTGTTCTTTCGCTCATGATTAATTACCCACTGATTGTCGAATCACTAGGAGTTCTTAACCCTCCATCGTATGCTTCGATTTTCTTTAGCGGCAGCCTTTTGACGCTTCTTTTCTTGATTGGTGGATATATTGCTGTTTGGGTATATATAAACAACCGCTTCTTCCTTACGAACGAAAGTGTTATTCAAGAGATTCAAACGAGCCTGTTCTCAAAACACGAACAGACGGTTAGTTTGTCTAATATCGAAGACGCGAGTTATCGTCAGAATGGATTGATACAATCTATGCTGGATTACGGCTCGATCCGCCTCAGCACCGAGGGTGATGAAACAACCTACCGCTTTAACTATGTCTCTAATCCCAAGCGAGAAATAGCTACGCTGAATAATGCCGTTGAGGCGTTCAAGAATGGCCGTCCGGTCGTAGATTAA
- the ruvB gene encoding Holliday junction branch migration DNA helicase RuvB, translated as MAVERIVDTSVHDDDSDEQQIEVTLRPQNFSEYIGQERLKKNLKLAIDAAKKRNEPIDHVLLYGPPGLGKTTMATVIANEMGTNIRVTAGPAIERAGDLASILTNLDDGDVLFIDEIHRLSHAVEEVLYSAMEDFKLDIVIGKGPAARSVRLDLPRFTVIGATTRTGALTAPLRDRFGHIYRHEFYTPGEISQIIARSSGILESKIHAEAAQMLSTRARLTPRIANRLLKRVRDYADVNGDGIIDTITTTKALEMMEIDELGLDPADRNMLLSIIDNYGNNPVGLNTIAALTGDEATTIEDFYEPYLLQLGFIERTPRGRRVTAKAYVHLGRKPAENQQELL; from the coding sequence ATGGCAGTAGAACGGATTGTAGACACAAGCGTCCACGACGACGATAGTGATGAGCAGCAAATTGAAGTGACCCTGCGTCCGCAGAACTTTTCGGAATACATTGGCCAGGAACGGCTGAAAAAGAACCTAAAATTAGCGATAGACGCGGCCAAAAAACGTAACGAGCCTATTGATCACGTCCTTTTATATGGCCCTCCAGGACTAGGCAAGACCACAATGGCAACCGTTATCGCTAATGAAATGGGAACAAATATTCGCGTTACTGCAGGACCGGCGATTGAGCGAGCAGGCGATCTTGCGAGTATATTGACAAACTTAGACGATGGCGACGTGTTATTTATTGACGAGATTCACAGGCTTAGCCATGCCGTCGAAGAAGTACTGTATAGTGCGATGGAAGACTTTAAACTCGATATCGTTATCGGTAAAGGGCCAGCTGCGCGAAGTGTGCGCCTTGATTTGCCTAGGTTCACGGTGATTGGCGCAACGACAAGAACTGGTGCGTTGACCGCTCCTCTCCGAGACCGCTTTGGCCATATCTACCGTCATGAATTTTATACCCCTGGGGAAATATCACAGATTATTGCAAGGTCATCAGGAATTCTAGAGAGTAAAATTCACGCAGAAGCTGCCCAGATGCTTTCAACCCGCGCACGCTTGACGCCACGTATCGCTAACCGTTTGCTAAAACGCGTTCGTGACTACGCGGATGTTAATGGCGACGGTATTATCGATACGATTACGACCACCAAAGCACTTGAAATGATGGAGATCGATGAATTAGGGCTAGACCCCGCAGACCGTAATATGCTGCTTAGTATCATTGATAACTATGGTAATAATCCCGTAGGACTTAATACGATCGCGGCCCTAACCGGTGACGAAGCGACAACAATCGAGGATTTCTACGAACCCTATCTTTTGCAGCTTGGATTTATTGAGCGTACCCCTCGGGGTCGTCGAGTAACAGCAAAAGCGTACGTTCACCTCGGCCGAAAACCAGCCGAAAACCAGCAAGAATTGCTATAA
- the ruvA gene encoding Holliday junction branch migration protein RuvA, giving the protein MIAHVSGVASEKFNSSIIVDVHGVGYEVAVALGDFEQTLLNEPVKFYTHHHIREQSQELFGFTSLAAKKLFEMLITVQGVGPKAALSILSLGESETVRNAIANADSAFITKASGVGKRIAERVVVDLTDKVGLAIRTNVSNEGASKQLAHSDEALEALMALGYNLNDATRALEGISTDLSTADRVTQALRSK; this is encoded by the coding sequence ATGATTGCACATGTCTCTGGGGTTGCCTCTGAAAAATTTAATTCTTCGATAATAGTTGATGTTCACGGTGTCGGGTATGAAGTTGCTGTTGCGCTTGGCGACTTCGAGCAGACGCTTCTTAACGAGCCAGTGAAGTTTTACACGCATCACCATATTCGAGAACAATCGCAGGAACTCTTTGGGTTTACAAGTTTAGCGGCTAAAAAACTGTTTGAAATGCTTATTACCGTGCAGGGTGTTGGCCCAAAGGCTGCACTTTCAATCTTGAGTTTAGGTGAAAGCGAAACGGTTCGCAATGCGATTGCAAATGCTGATAGCGCGTTTATAACCAAGGCAAGCGGTGTCGGCAAGCGTATTGCAGAGCGTGTGGTCGTTGATCTGACCGACAAAGTCGGCCTAGCGATCCGAACTAATGTGAGTAACGAAGGCGCATCGAAGCAGCTTGCACATAGCGATGAAGCACTCGAAGCGTTAATGGCACTCGGCTATAACCTGAATGACGCCACAAGAGCTCTGGAGGGCATCTCGACTGATCTTTCAACAGCTGACCGGGTAACGCAGGCGCTAAGAAGTAAATAA
- a CDS encoding transglycosylase domain-containing protein — MIRQGKYTKKVSPVRKAKRTTRRHWRWFSKMSKKKKIAVIAAPVILFLALTPLFTYAFYYNDIADQERLMNRNNTGIVLTDKNGKVFYETGRAEHRKMIPLSEISDNVEHALVAAEDKDFYKHDGFSVTGIFRSLYGNLLAGQVTGGGSTLTQQLAKNTLLTTKQTFLRKYQELTISIAIEQRYSKDQILEMYLNSAFFGGNIFGIEDAAQAYFGKSAKDLDLAQSSMLIGILPSPNNYSPTLGNIEYATERQNTVLSRMVTNGYITEAEKATTKAEVLAYQPMTDTANNNAPHFTQMVLDELYKKYGEDNVARSGYQVKTTLDLTLQKQLTDNIANHMNYIQRNGGSNAGGIAVDPTTGEVRALVGSADWNNTDWGKVNMATTARQPGSSFKPIYYSRGLVDNIITPATILQDVKTDFGGYSPQNASRTFSGNVSVRNALARSLNIPAVKVLQKVGIDTAIEQAKTMGITTIDSNKNYGLALALGTAEVPLMQMTNAYAAFANQGQQYDTTIIKQVNDKYDNNIFKANEKAKTVISKEGAYLISDILSDNSARAPIFGSSLTVSGKTAAVKTGTTDDQRDAWTIGYTPQLAVGVWVGNNDNHAMLNGGSGMAGPIWVNTMKQGLQGVADTKFPAPSGVVQRAVCYSNGGLASSSGNGTYNEYFLAWGLPTATCTPVAPPKKEEEKPKEEEPTTETPVTPTTPTTPTTPIDPGTGGGGTTPTTPVIPPINP, encoded by the coding sequence AAAAGATTGCCGTTATTGCGGCACCCGTCATTCTATTTCTAGCGCTGACTCCCCTATTCACCTACGCATTTTATTACAACGATATTGCCGATCAAGAACGGTTGATGAACCGAAATAACACGGGAATTGTTTTAACGGACAAAAATGGCAAAGTCTTTTACGAAACTGGTCGCGCCGAGCATCGTAAGATGATTCCACTAAGTGAAATATCTGATAACGTCGAGCATGCACTTGTAGCAGCTGAAGATAAAGACTTTTATAAACACGATGGCTTTTCGGTCACGGGTATTTTCCGGTCTCTCTACGGCAATCTTTTAGCTGGGCAGGTGACAGGTGGGGGATCCACCTTGACGCAGCAGCTGGCAAAGAATACGCTACTAACCACAAAGCAGACATTCCTGCGAAAATACCAGGAACTGACGATTTCAATTGCTATTGAGCAGCGGTACAGTAAAGATCAAATCCTTGAAATGTATCTGAACTCGGCCTTTTTCGGAGGGAACATATTTGGCATAGAGGACGCGGCACAGGCATACTTTGGAAAGTCGGCTAAAGACCTGGACCTTGCGCAAAGTTCAATGCTCATTGGAATTTTGCCATCACCAAATAACTACTCCCCTACCCTTGGCAATATTGAATACGCAACCGAGCGTCAGAATACCGTACTATCCCGAATGGTGACGAACGGGTATATTACCGAAGCTGAGAAGGCGACGACTAAAGCCGAAGTATTAGCCTACCAACCGATGACTGATACGGCCAATAACAATGCACCGCACTTCACGCAGATGGTATTAGACGAACTATATAAAAAGTACGGGGAAGACAACGTTGCACGTTCAGGGTATCAGGTAAAGACAACCCTTGATTTAACGCTTCAAAAACAATTGACTGATAATATCGCCAATCACATGAATTATATTCAGCGAAACGGGGGTTCAAATGCAGGCGGGATAGCCGTTGACCCGACAACGGGTGAGGTACGGGCACTCGTGGGTAGCGCAGACTGGAACAATACGGATTGGGGTAAGGTGAACATGGCGACAACAGCACGCCAGCCTGGGTCTAGCTTTAAGCCTATTTATTACAGTCGCGGGCTCGTGGATAATATCATTACGCCTGCGACAATCTTGCAAGATGTAAAGACTGATTTTGGCGGCTATAGCCCGCAAAATGCTAGCCGAACGTTTAGCGGTAACGTCTCGGTACGGAACGCTTTGGCACGATCACTCAACATTCCAGCGGTAAAAGTACTGCAAAAAGTAGGTATCGATACAGCGATCGAACAAGCCAAAACAATGGGTATTACAACAATTGATAGCAATAAAAACTATGGCCTAGCACTCGCCCTTGGAACCGCAGAAGTGCCTCTGATGCAAATGACCAACGCGTATGCGGCATTTGCCAATCAGGGTCAGCAGTACGATACGACAATCATTAAACAAGTGAACGATAAGTACGATAATAATATTTTCAAAGCCAACGAAAAGGCCAAAACGGTTATCAGTAAAGAAGGCGCGTACCTAATATCGGATATTTTGTCTGATAATAGTGCGCGTGCCCCGATATTCGGTTCGTCTTTGACAGTGAGCGGCAAAACGGCGGCGGTTAAAACGGGGACAACAGATGATCAGCGCGACGCTTGGACAATCGGCTATACGCCGCAGCTAGCAGTCGGCGTATGGGTAGGGAATAATGATAACCATGCCATGCTTAACGGTGGGTCGGGAATGGCCGGACCGATTTGGGTGAATACGATGAAACAGGGTTTGCAGGGGGTTGCTGACACGAAATTCCCAGCGCCGTCTGGAGTTGTACAGCGAGCTGTCTGCTATAGCAATGGCGGGCTTGCCTCAAGTAGCGGTAACGGCACATATAACGAGTATTTCCTTGCCTGGGGATTGCCAACAGCGACATGTACGCCAGTAGCACCTCCAAAGAAGGAAGAAGAAAAACCTAAAGAAGAAGAACCGACAACAGAGACACCAGTAACGCCGACGACACCCACAACTCCAACCACGCCAATAGATCCGGGAACTGGCGGGGGAGGTACGACCCCAACAACTCCTGTTATTCCACCTATCAATCCGTAA